Part of the Pseudodesulfovibrio mercurii genome is shown below.
CTCCACCGCCAGTTCCCCGCCCGGCCCGTTCCAGGCGCAAACCACCCTTCCGTCCCGCGCCGTGGTGTACGCCCGCCCTCCGGCCACGACCTCGGCCGCCGCGAGCACGTCGGGGTCCGGGAACCCGTAACGGTTCATGAACCCGTTGGAGCAGAGCACCGCCCGAGGGCCCACCGCCGCGTAGAAGGCCGGGTCAAAGCTCCTGCGGCTGCCGTGATGGGGCAGGACCAGGACCTCGGCCCGGAGGTCCTCCCCGGCCGCAAGCATGGACCGGATGCCGCCGCTCTCCACGTCCCCCGGCAACAGGGCCAGGGATCGCCCGTCCCGCTCCAGGCGCAGGACCAGGGAGCGCTCGTTGGCCCGCGACCCGGCGAACCCCTCGGCCGGATGGAGCACGGCCGCGCGCACGCCGGACCCCAGGTCCACCGCGTCCCCAGCCGCCAGCGACACGGGCGCCAACCCGCTTCCGGCCAGGGCCCGGTCCAGCCGCTCGCCGGTCGGGCCGCGCGGAAGCATGCCGTTGGTGTACAGCGCGCCCACCCGGAAACGCTCCACGAGATACGGCAGCCCGTGGCTGTGGTCCACGTCCGGGTGGGACAGGAAGATGCCGTCCAGCCGGGGCGCGCGCCCCAGGGTCAGGGACGGGCCGACCACGGCCTCGCCCAGGTCGAAGCTCGACGAACCGCCGCCCGCGTCCACCAGCCAGCGGTGCCCGCCGGGCAGGGACACGACCAGGGACTGGCCCAGCCCCACGTCGAGCATGGCCAGGCTCACCCGGTCGCGGCTGTCCAGCCCCATGACCCAGACGTGCGGCGCGACCAGCAGGACGAAGCCGAGCCCGGCCAGCAGGACCGGGACACGGCGCTTGGAGCGCAGGCAGACCGCCGCCGTGACCAGCAACAGCGTGAAGCCGAGCAGTTCCGGCCACAGGGGCCGCAGCACGGCGAAGATCGGGGTCAGCCCGCCGTCCCGCACCGCGTCCAGCAGCCAAAGCAGGCCGTCCGCGACCCGCGCGGCCAGGCCGAGAAGCAGCCCGCCCGCCGGTGCGGTCCAGGCGGACACGGACAGGAGCATGCCGAGCAGCCCCAGCGGCATGACCGCGAACCCGAGGACCGGCAGCCAGACCAGGTTGAGCAGCAGGTTCGGGCTGAACGTGCCGAAATACCAGGCCACCAGGGGCATTATCGCCAGGGTGGCGCTGACGCTGACCGCGAGCACGCCCGCGGCCCACGAGAGCGCCCGCCACGCCCCCCGGCGGCCGGTGAAAAAGAGGAACCGAAAGTATGGATAAAGCAGCCCGATCCCGGCCACGGCCCCCAGAGACATCTGCAGGCCGAGATCATACAAGGACAGGGGCGAGACGAAGACAAAGGCCGCCAGGGCGAAGAACAGCCCGTCCATGAGCACCCGCCCACGCCCCTGGAGCAGGAGCAGCCCCCAGAAGCCGAACATGACCGAGGCCCGGATCAGCGAGGCCGACGGCTGGCCGAGCCAAGCATAGCCCAGGACCAGCGGCGCGGCCAGGTACACGGCCAGCTTGGGACGCGGCACGTGCAGCAGCAGCCCCGGCCACAGCCGCCCGATGAGCCAGGCCAGCGCCCAGCCCATGGCGGCCACGAAGCCCACATGCAGCCCGGACAGGGCCAGGGTGTGCGCCAATCCCGCACTCCGGGTGGCGTCCATGGTCGTCTCGTCCAGCCACGATCGGTCCCCGGTGGTCAGGGCCAGGACCATGGCCCCGCCCCGCCCCTCGGGCAGCAGCCCGGCCACGCGCGCCCGCAACCCGCCGCGCAGCCCCGCCAGGGACGCGCCGGGCCGTTCGCCCCAGACCGGCCCCTCCCGGCCCGAGGGCCACGCGCGCCAGAACACGCCCTGCCGCTGCCAGTACCAGCGATAATCCCACAACCCCGGATCGCCGAAGCTGTGCATGGGCTCCAGCCGGGACACGGTCCGCACCCGCTGTCCGGGCAAGGGCACGTACCTCGAATCCCGCAGGAACCAGGCGACCTTGCCGGGCAGCGGCTCGCCCCCCTGCCCCGCGTCGCACGTAACCCCATCCAGGACCACCCGCAGCCGGCCGCCCGGCCTGGGCTCGGCCCGGTCCACCGTGCCCTTCAGGACCACGGCCTTGCGCGCCGCCATCCACTCCGGCACGCCCACGGGCAAGGCTGGCGTGCGCTGGCCCGCATAGGCGAACCCGAAGACCGCGCACAACATCACGGCCAGGACCGGCAACCGGCACTCCCGCCCGCGCAGGACGCGCTCGGCCAGGACCAGCAGGATCACCGCCGCACCGGCCGCCACCGCAAAGCGCACGGCGAAAATCCCGGCCGCGAAGGCCAGCACGTAGGTCTGCCACGGCAACAACCCGGGCAATGGCGACTCGTATGTCCAACAACCATCCTTCACCCCCCAACCGTTATCAGGAACCCACCCATTGAGAAAGGGTATGCTTTAGGGGGACGGGGGGCGGCTTTCGATAGCGGGCCATCCGCACATTTTTCCTGGGGGGCTTTCATCCTCACGTAGACGGCTACGCTGCGGTTGTCGCGGCCGGAAGAAAATGCACAGCTGACCCACTCTCGAAAGCCTAGTGCGAGCGCGGTAAAAGAGCCGCTGTCGGGTGCTGCGCACCCGAATCGCTCCAGAGGGAAAAGACTGGAGACTTGCCGCGCCTGCACGCCCCTGCCGAAGGCACACAAAAAATTTGGAAGGGGGGTCCAGGGAGGAAACTTTTTCAAAAGTTTCCCCCCTGGCCGCCGGAGGCATTAAAAAAAGGCCGGGCTTCCCGAAGGGGGCCCGGCCTTTTATTGATGATGGTATCCGTTAGCCCGCGACGCGTTTGATGCGGGCGCCGACTCCGGAGAGTTTGGCTTCGATGTTTTCGTAGCCCCGGTCGAGATGGTAGATGCGTTCGATGGTGGTGGTGCCTTCGGCGGCCAGTCCGGCCAGGACCAGGGAGGCGCTGGCGCGGAGGTCCGAGGCCATGACCGGCGCGCCCTTGAGGGAGCCCACGCCCTTGACCATGGCAGTCCGGCCCTTGAGGCGGATGTCCGCGCCCAGGCGGACGAGTTCAAGGACGTGCATGAAGCGGTTCTCGAAGATTTTCTCCTCGATGGTCCCGATGCCCGTGCCGAAGCACATGAGGGCCATGAGCTGGGCCTGCATGTCCGTGGGGTAGCCGGGGTGCGGCAGCGTGGTCACGTCCACGTTTTCGAGCAGGCCGTTGGCCCGGCGGACCAGGACGTAGTTGTCCTCCTCCTGGAGCCAGACGCCCATTTCGCGGAGCTTGTAGCTGACCGCGTCCAGGTCCTGGAACGGGCAGTCCAGGATTTCGAGTTCACCGCCGGTGATGGCCGCGGCGACCATGTAGGTTCCGGCCTCGATGCGGTCGGGCATGATGCGGTAGTCGCAGCCGATCAGGGAGGACACGCCCTTGACGTTGAGCACGCTGGTGCCCTGGCCGGTGATCTTCGCCCCGCAGGCGTTGAGGAAGTTGGCCAGGTCCACCACTTCGGGTTCGCGGGCCGCGTTCTCGATCTCGGTCTCGCCGTCGGCCAGGGCCGCGGCCATGAGGATGTTCTCGGTGCCGCCCACGGTGGGGAAGTCCAGGGCGATGCGCGCCCCCTTGAGGCCGTTTTTGCAGCGCCCCTTGATGTACCCCTCGGTGATCTCGAACTCCGCGCCCATGCGCTCGAAGCCGCGCAGGTGCAGGTCCACGGGGCGCGCGCCGATGGCGCAGCCGCCGGGCAGGGCCACCTTGGCCTCGCCGAGCCGGGCCAGAAGCGGGCCGAGGCAGAGAACCGAGGCGCGCATGGTCTTGACCAGGTCGTAGGGGGCCTCGGGCTTGAGGCCGGTGCACAGGCTGGTGGCCGCGTTGTCCTCGAAGGTGGTTTCGCAGCCGAGGATGTTGAGCAGCTTGAGGGAGGTACGGATGTCCGCCAGACGCGGAACGTTGGTCAGGGAGACCTTTCCTTCGGCCAGGAGACAGGCCATGAGTATGGGCAGGGCCGCGTTTTTCGCGCCGCTGACCTGAATGCTTCCCTGGAGCGGAACGCCGCCCTCGATGATAAGTTTATCCATGTGTATCCTTTTTTGATTCTTTTGCTTGACCGGGGAATAAAGCTTGGTTACAAACTGCCCCTCACGCGGTGGGTGTAGCTCAGTTGGTAGAGCACCTGGTTGTGGCCCAGGGGGCCGAGGGTTCAAGTCCCTTCACTCACCCCAGACAGACTAATTGGACGGAACTTCGGTTCCGTCCTTTTCGTTTTTCCGGCCCACGGAATCGGGCCTGTCCAGGAGCCCCAGCAACCGTTCCGCGCCGTGGGGGCGCACTTGCCTGTCGAACAGGATGGTCTCGGGGGCTCCGCCCTCCACGCCGGAAAAGGCCTGGTTCAGGGCGGTGCGGTTGGCGTAGCCGCCGGTGTTCAGGGCCATGCCCGCGTACAGGCCGGTCCGCTCGCCCACGAAAAAGATGTCGCCGGACTTGTAGAACTCGGGCGTCTCGTTGACCTCGAGGTCGGCGTTCAGGGCCACGATGCGGGCCTGGCCACGCAGGGCCGCGCCCTTTTCGAGGATGTAGCGGACGTCGTCGTCATGCATGATGAGCAGCAGGCCGGATTCCTTGGACACGCCCGCCTGGAGGCCCCAGCCCACCGAGGACTTGGACAGGAAGACCGGGCCGGTCCAGCCCGCGTCGGTGCGGGCTGCCAGGAGCGCGTTGCCGTGGCCGAGGGAGAAGATGAAGCTGACGTCGCCCACGGCCGGGATGATCATGATCCCCCGGGCGTCATGGAGCAGCTTGTGCAGGCGGCCGGTCTCGTCCTTTTCCAGGTAATGCGTAACCATGCCGGTGGCTTCGTCCACCAGCGCCTGGGCCGTGCCCCGGTTGGTGGCGGCCCCGTCGGAGGCCGTGACGGCGCATCCGGCCAGCAGGGCCAGACAGAGCGCGACGGACAGGATGTTCAATGCGCGAATCGGCATAGCCTTGGCCTAAAGGGTGCGTTCCGACCTGTCAAGAACGTTTGCGCAGGCGGCGGGCATCGCCCACGCGCACGGTCAGTTTCTCCTTGTCGAAATATTCAAGGACCGGAATGAGATACTTGCGCGACAGCCCGGTCAGGTCCTTGAAGTCCGGGGCGGTCATCTCCTCGTGGTCGGCGAAGAAGCCGACGATGGCGTCGCGGATACCGGTCAGGGCCGGGGCGTGGTAGTACATGTCGTCCTTGATGCGCGTCAGCTCCCCCTGATCCTGGAGGACCTTGAGCACGGGCATGGCCTGCTTGACGTCCATGCCGAGCGGTTCGAGCACGTCCTTGAGGTTGGGCGGGGTGGCCCCCCCTTCGGTGTAGGCGGACAGGATGGTCTCGCGGACCTTGGCCTGGTCCGAGGCCAGGGAGACCGTGTGGCCCTTGAGCCGGATGACCTCCTGCTCGGCCTCGATGTCGCCCTTCTTGAGCAGCCGTTCCAGGAGAAAATGCAAGAGCTTGGGCGGCAGGTTCCGGCCCCAGGACGAGGCCAGTTCGCCCCGCTGCACGCCGGGCTTCATGGATTCGCGGCGGTGAAAGTCCGCCAGGAAGTCGAGGAGCTCCGAGGACAGCCGCTCGGCCAGGGGGCCGCCCGCGTAGCGCCGGGCCTCCTTGTCGAAGAGCACGGCCTCCTGGCGTCCGCCGAGCACGCCCAGGGTCTTTTCCAGCCCCTTGGTTTCGAGGTTGGTCATGGTCAGCAGTTCGGCGAAGCTCACGCCTGCGGGCCCGGCCAGTTCCAGCTGGGCGGCGGCCACCTCCTCGGGCTTGTCCGAGGCCAGCTTGCGGAGCAGGTCCACGTCCCCGGAGAACCGCTTCACGCGGTGCCCGGACGGGCAGATGACCCGCCCGCCCGCAAAGGCGCGCAGGGGGGAGAAGGAGCGCAGCACGATGCGGTCGCCCCAGACCCCGGCCATGGGCTCGCTGAAGCGGGCCTGGCACACGGCGGTCTCGCCGGGCGCAAGCTCGTCGCGGTCGAGCAGGTAGATGCGCGCCAGGACCTCCCGCGCGCCGTGGTGGAAATGGATTTCCTTGCGGTGCTTGAGGGGCAGACGCGAGGATTCGAGCACGGTCAGCTCGATGTCCCAGACATCGGACGGGAACAGGGTGCCGGGCCGGGCCAGGACATCGCCCCGGCGCACGTCGTCCACCTCGAGGCCCGCCAGGTTCACGGCGGTGCGCCGTCCGGCCTGGGCCGTCTCCACGGTCTCGCCGTGGGATTGCAGGCCGCGCACCTTGGAGACGGTCTCGCCGGGGTACAGTCGGACGTCCTCGCCCACGGAGATGGAGCCGGAGATCATGGTCCCGGTGACCACGGTGCCGTGGCCCTTCATGGTGAAGACCCGGTCAACGGGCAGCCGGAAGAGATCCGAGCGCCGCTTGGGCTTGAACTCGGCCACCAGTTTCCTGAGCGCGTCCTTGAGGGCGTCGAGCCCCTGGCCGGTGTGGGCGGACACGGGCAGGATGGGCGCACCGGCCAGGAAGGTCGGCTCCAGGTAGGCGGCCACCTCCTCCTGGACCATCTCCAGCCATTCCGCATCGACCATGTCGGTCTTGGTCAGGGCCACCAGGCCGGTGGTCACGCCCAGCAGCTGGCAGATTTCCAGGTGCTCGCGGGTCTGGGGCATGATGCCCTCGTCCGCGGCGATGACCAGGACCACGAAGTCCACGCCCGCCGCGCCCGCGACCATGTTCTTGACGAACTTCTCGTGGCCGGGCACGTCCACGATGCCCAGCCGGGTCTCCTCGCCGAGGTCCAGGAAGGCGAACCCCAGTTCGATGGTGATGCCGCGCTTCTTTTCCTCGGACAGCCGGTCGCAGTCGATGCCGGTGAGGGCCTTGATGAGCGTTGTCTTGCCGTGGTCGATGTGTCCGGCGGTTCCCATGATGACGGGCATAGTGCGTATTCCCCGCTGCGTGCTGGTTGAGATTCAGGTGGAGACAAAGGTCCATGGTAGGGAAAAACGGGCCGCGTAACAAGGCCATGGATGCGATCCGGGGTTTGGCACGGACGCCCCCTCTCCCAAGGCGGTTTCAGCGTCCGCAACGGGCCGGAATTCCATTGACCTGTACCATACTTATGGTAAGAGGATGCAGCATTGACATATTTTTCCCAAGGGAGAGGTTTCATGAACAAGATTGGTGCGCTACTGCAATGCTTCCTGCTGGCGGCGGCCCTTGTCGCGACCGTCCCGACGGCCGTCGCGGCCATGGAGCCCGTCCCGGAGAACCCCGACGCCGTGGGCCAGGTGGTCTCCCTGAACGGGAAGGTCACGGCCCAGGGGGCGGACGGTACGGTCAGGACCCTGAACGTGAACCACCCGGTGGTACCCAGGGACGTCATCGTCACCGGCTCCCGGAGCAACGTGGAGATTCTGTTCAAGGACCGCTCGGTCCTCTCCCAGGGACCGGATTCCCGAACCAGTGTCGATGAATACGTCTTTTCCGACACACCGTCCGCCTCGAAGATGCTCCTCAAGGTGGGCACCGGCACCTTCCGCTACGTGACAGGCCAGATCGTCAGGCAGAATCCCGACGCCTTCGCCCTTGAGACACCGACCACGACCATCGGCATCCGGGGCACCGAGGTCTTTGCCGAGAACACGGTCGAGGGCGAGGAGATCGGCGTGCTGTCCATGACTCCCGGCCACAGGGTGGAGGTGTCCATGCCGGGCCAGCAGCGGACCATTCCCCGCGCGGGGTTGTCGGTCATGGCCGCCGGAGGGCAACTGTCCGCCCCGGCCCCCACGAACCCGGCCACCCGCTCCAGGGTCATGCGGGCCGCGCCCCAGACCACCCAGGGCGAGCAGGCCGCGCCCCCCCGGTCCGACCTCGACCGACGCATCGAGGCCTTTGCCTCGGCCATCGACCGGACCAAGGGCGGGCTCGGCGGCCTGGACGACCGCCCGGACTACAACGCCCTGCACAACATCACCCTCCAGACCCAGGCCCGCGACGCGGCCGAAAGCGGACGCGACGGCGCAACGGCGGGGCTGGGCACCGGCGGTGACGGCGACGGCGGCAGCGAAGGCGGCCAGGGCGAATAACCGCGCATCCGTTTCCGGCCAACCATCAAGAGGAACGACGACATGAAGACATTGCGATACGCGCTCATCCCCGCCCTGCTGCTCCTGCTGTCCGGCTGCGTGCTGAGCACCATGAACGAACGCCAGGGGACCAAGGCCTATCTGGAAAAGGACTATGCCACGGCCAGGGCCAAATACGAGGAGGCCGCCGCCGACGGCAACGCCAAGGCCATGTACCACCTGGCGGTCATGTACGCCGAGGGCCAGGGCGTGGAACAGGACTACGCCAAGGCGGCCGGGCTGCTCGAACAGTCTGCGAACCTCGGACAGGACGACGCCCGGCTCATGCTCGGCCTGTTCAACCTCTACGGCGACGGCGTGCCGCGCGACGTGGACAAGGGCGCAGGCCTGATCCGGACCGCCGCCGAAAACGGCAACGACACGGCCATGTACTACCTGGCCAACCTCTACGCCTCGGGCCTGGGCGTGGAACAGGACCTCGACAAGGGGCTGTACTGGATGAACGAGGCCAGGGACGCGGGCTTCCCGGTCCGGGACGAGCTGCTGACCAGGGACGGCCTGGCCGCCCTGTACCAATAGTCGTCACAGTCCGGACTCCGGCCTTCCGAAGAACGCAGAAAGGGCGGCGGGAATGTTCCCGCCGCCCTTTTCTTGCGAATGATGTCTTTCGGGGAGATTCCCCGCCCTACCGCTTCAGGAACTCGCGGAAGGCCAGGACGCAGGCGTAGATGTCGGCCTTGGCGGACAGCTCGAAGGGCGAGTGCATGGACAGGACCGGCACGCCCACGTCGATGACGTCCATGCCGTACACGGCCAGGAACTTGGCCACGGTGCCGCCGCCGCCCGCGTCCACCTTGCCCAGCTCGGACATGTGCCAGGGCACGCCCGCGCCGTCGAAGATGGCGCGCAGCCAGCCGATGAAGTCCGGATGGGCGTCGTTGGCCCCGACCTTGCCCCGGTGGCCGGTGAACTTGTTGAAGCACGGGCCGTAGCCCAGCCGGGCGGCGTTGAGGGGCTCGTAGACGTCCTTGTAGTCCGGGTCCATGGCCGCGGACACGTCGGCGGACAGGGCCGAGCCGTTCATGAGCACGCGGGACAGGCGCGCGCCCGGCTCCCAGGCGTCCACCAGCTCCTCCATGCAGTACTCGAAGAAATAGGACTTGGCGCCCGTGGCCCCCTCGGAGCCGATCTCCTCCTTGTCCCAGAAGAGCACCACCTGGCAGTATTCCGGCTCGGGCTCGGCCAGGAAGGCCTCGAGGGCGCAGAACACGCTGGACCGGTCGTCCTGGCCATAGCCGCCGATGAGGGACTCGTCCAGCCCCACGAAGCGGGCCGGACCGGCGGGCACGGCCTGCATCTCGGCGCTGAGGAAGTCGGCCTCCTCAATGCCGTAGCGGGCGTTCAGGAGCTCCAGGACCTTGCGCTTGACCGGCTCCTTGACCTTGTCCTCGTCGTTGCCGGACGGGGCCGCGACCGGGGACTGGCCCAGGACCAGGTTGAGCTTTTCGGCCTCGAAGGCCTCCTCGACCTTCTTGGTGACCTCCTTGTAGGCCAGGTGCGGCAGCAGGTCGGTGATGGTGAAGACCGGGTCGCTCTGGGACTCGCCGATGCACACGGTGACGGTCTCGCCGGACCGCTTGACCACGGTGCCGTGCAGGGCCAGGGGGATGGTCAGCCACTGGTACTTGCGGATGCCGCCGTAGTAGTGGGTCTTGGCCAGGCAGATGTCCAGGTCCTCGTAGAGCGGGCGCTGCTTGAGGTCCAGGCGCGGGCAGTCGGCGTGGGCGCCGACCAGCCGGTACCCCTCGGACAGGGGCCGTTTGCCCTTGCGGGCCAGGAAGCAGGT
Proteins encoded:
- the murA gene encoding UDP-N-acetylglucosamine 1-carboxyvinyltransferase translates to MDKLIIEGGVPLQGSIQVSGAKNAALPILMACLLAEGKVSLTNVPRLADIRTSLKLLNILGCETTFEDNAATSLCTGLKPEAPYDLVKTMRASVLCLGPLLARLGEAKVALPGGCAIGARPVDLHLRGFERMGAEFEITEGYIKGRCKNGLKGARIALDFPTVGGTENILMAAALADGETEIENAAREPEVVDLANFLNACGAKITGQGTSVLNVKGVSSLIGCDYRIMPDRIEAGTYMVAAAITGGELEILDCPFQDLDAVSYKLREMGVWLQEEDNYVLVRRANGLLENVDVTTLPHPGYPTDMQAQLMALMCFGTGIGTIEEKIFENRFMHVLELVRLGADIRLKGRTAMVKGVGSLKGAPVMASDLRASASLVLAGLAAEGTTTIERIYHLDRGYENIEAKLSGVGARIKRVAG
- a CDS encoding FecR family protein; the protein is MNKIGALLQCFLLAAALVATVPTAVAAMEPVPENPDAVGQVVSLNGKVTAQGADGTVRTLNVNHPVVPRDVIVTGSRSNVEILFKDRSVLSQGPDSRTSVDEYVFSDTPSASKMLLKVGTGTFRYVTGQIVRQNPDAFALETPTTTIGIRGTEVFAENTVEGEEIGVLSMTPGHRVEVSMPGQQRTIPRAGLSVMAAGGQLSAPAPTNPATRSRVMRAAPQTTQGEQAAPPRSDLDRRIEAFASAIDRTKGGLGGLDDRPDYNALHNITLQTQARDAAESGRDGATAGLGTGGDGDGGSEGGQGE
- a CDS encoding tetratricopeptide repeat protein is translated as MKTLRYALIPALLLLLSGCVLSTMNERQGTKAYLEKDYATARAKYEEAAADGNAKAMYHLAVMYAEGQGVEQDYAKAAGLLEQSANLGQDDARLMLGLFNLYGDGVPRDVDKGAGLIRTAAENGNDTAMYYLANLYASGLGVEQDLDKGLYWMNEARDAGFPVRDELLTRDGLAALYQ
- a CDS encoding DNA internalization-related competence protein ComEC/Rec2 translates to MPGLLPWQTYVLAFAAGIFAVRFAVAAGAAVILLVLAERVLRGRECRLPVLAVMLCAVFGFAYAGQRTPALPVGVPEWMAARKAVVLKGTVDRAEPRPGGRLRVVLDGVTCDAGQGGEPLPGKVAWFLRDSRYVPLPGQRVRTVSRLEPMHSFGDPGLWDYRWYWQRQGVFWRAWPSGREGPVWGERPGASLAGLRGGLRARVAGLLPEGRGGAMVLALTTGDRSWLDETTMDATRSAGLAHTLALSGLHVGFVAAMGWALAWLIGRLWPGLLLHVPRPKLAVYLAAPLVLGYAWLGQPSASLIRASVMFGFWGLLLLQGRGRVLMDGLFFALAAFVFVSPLSLYDLGLQMSLGAVAGIGLLYPYFRFLFFTGRRGAWRALSWAAGVLAVSVSATLAIMPLVAWYFGTFSPNLLLNLVWLPVLGFAVMPLGLLGMLLSVSAWTAPAGGLLLGLAARVADGLLWLLDAVRDGGLTPIFAVLRPLWPELLGFTLLLVTAAVCLRSKRRVPVLLAGLGFVLLVAPHVWVMGLDSRDRVSLAMLDVGLGQSLVVSLPGGHRWLVDAGGGSSSFDLGEAVVGPSLTLGRAPRLDGIFLSHPDVDHSHGLPYLVERFRVGALYTNGMLPRGPTGERLDRALAGSGLAPVSLAAGDAVDLGSGVRAAVLHPAEGFAGSRANERSLVLRLERDGRSLALLPGDVESGGIRSMLAAGEDLRAEVLVLPHHGSRRSFDPAFYAAVGPRAVLCSNGFMNRYGFPDPDVLAAAEVVAGGRAYTTARDGRVVCAWNGPGGELAVETWLRSPSCQDCPSDIEVRVGPAPGPEQ
- the selB gene encoding selenocysteine-specific translation elongation factor, which gives rise to MPVIMGTAGHIDHGKTTLIKALTGIDCDRLSEEKKRGITIELGFAFLDLGEETRLGIVDVPGHEKFVKNMVAGAAGVDFVVLVIAADEGIMPQTREHLEICQLLGVTTGLVALTKTDMVDAEWLEMVQEEVAAYLEPTFLAGAPILPVSAHTGQGLDALKDALRKLVAEFKPKRRSDLFRLPVDRVFTMKGHGTVVTGTMISGSISVGEDVRLYPGETVSKVRGLQSHGETVETAQAGRRTAVNLAGLEVDDVRRGDVLARPGTLFPSDVWDIELTVLESSRLPLKHRKEIHFHHGAREVLARIYLLDRDELAPGETAVCQARFSEPMAGVWGDRIVLRSFSPLRAFAGGRVICPSGHRVKRFSGDVDLLRKLASDKPEEVAAAQLELAGPAGVSFAELLTMTNLETKGLEKTLGVLGGRQEAVLFDKEARRYAGGPLAERLSSELLDFLADFHRRESMKPGVQRGELASSWGRNLPPKLLHFLLERLLKKGDIEAEQEVIRLKGHTVSLASDQAKVRETILSAYTEGGATPPNLKDVLEPLGMDVKQAMPVLKVLQDQGELTRIKDDMYYHAPALTGIRDAIVGFFADHEEMTAPDFKDLTGLSRKYLIPVLEYFDKEKLTVRVGDARRLRKRS
- a CDS encoding aminopeptidase, with translation MSKQQLEYEPRSAWEAYASDEHRAAMDAMAIDYVRFLSECKTERLVMDYVRERIEAAGFVEDFAGPQVFRFNRNKTCFLARKGKRPLSEGYRLVGAHADCPRLDLKQRPLYEDLDICLAKTHYYGGIRKYQWLTIPLALHGTVVKRSGETVTVCIGESQSDPVFTITDLLPHLAYKEVTKKVEEAFEAEKLNLVLGQSPVAAPSGNDEDKVKEPVKRKVLELLNARYGIEEADFLSAEMQAVPAGPARFVGLDESLIGGYGQDDRSSVFCALEAFLAEPEPEYCQVVLFWDKEEIGSEGATGAKSYFFEYCMEELVDAWEPGARLSRVLMNGSALSADVSAAMDPDYKDVYEPLNAARLGYGPCFNKFTGHRGKVGANDAHPDFIGWLRAIFDGAGVPWHMSELGKVDAGGGGTVAKFLAVYGMDVIDVGVPVLSMHSPFELSAKADIYACVLAFREFLKR
- a CDS encoding lipid-binding SYLF domain-containing protein is translated as MPIRALNILSVALCLALLAGCAVTASDGAATNRGTAQALVDEATGMVTHYLEKDETGRLHKLLHDARGIMIIPAVGDVSFIFSLGHGNALLAARTDAGWTGPVFLSKSSVGWGLQAGVSKESGLLLIMHDDDVRYILEKGAALRGQARIVALNADLEVNETPEFYKSGDIFFVGERTGLYAGMALNTGGYANRTALNQAFSGVEGGAPETILFDRQVRPHGAERLLGLLDRPDSVGRKNEKDGTEVPSN